In Pseudomonas sp. p1(2021b), the genomic window ATCGGTGGTGCAGGTGCGATGCTGGGGCTGGCGCGCAACAACCTGAGTGAAACCGACTATGGCCAGCTGACCCAGGCGGTGCCCGGTCTGGACCTGCTCACCGGTGCCAATGCCCTGGGTGGTTTGAGTGGCCTGGGCGCGTTGCTCGGGCAGAACAGCCAAGACGCCTCGCCCCTGGGCAATGCCCTGGGTAACGTCGAGAACCGCAGCGACCTGGACAACGCCTTCAAGCTGCTGGGGATGGACACAGGCATGATCGGGCAGTTCGCCCCGCTGATCCTCCAGTACCTGGGGCAGCAGGGCATCGCCGGCTCGCTGTTGCAGAACCTGGGCAGCCTGTGGGCGACCCCGGCTCCGGCGGCCGTGCCTTCGGTCTGACACGCTTGCATGTAGGAGCGGCCTTGCGCCGCGAAAGGGCCGCAAAGCGGCCCCAACAACGATACCTGCGATAACGCTGAAACCCTGGGGCCGCTATGCGGCCCTTTCGCGGCGCAAGGCCGCTCACAGGGGGCTTTCGGAGAAGTCCACCAGGCGCACGGGGCGGCGGAAGCCGGCGGTGAGCACGGCCAGGTAGGCCAGGCCCATAGCGAACCAGCACAGGCCGATCACCAGGGTCAGCGCCGACAGGCTGGTCCACAGCCACAGGGTCAGGCCCAGGCCCACCAGCGGCACCAGCCCGTAGCACAGCAGGCCCTTGAGGTTGCGGTGAGCGCTCTGGCCCACCAAGTGGGTACGCACCACCGCCAGGTTCACCGCCGAGAAGGCCACCAGCGCGCCGAAGCTGATCAGCGAGGCGAGGGTGGCGAGGTCGATCACCAAGGCCAGCAACGAGAAGGCCGAGACCAATACGATGGCGAACACCGGGGTCCCGAAGCGTGGCGACAGCTTGCCGAAGGTACGCTGCGGCAGCACCTTGTCGCGGCCCATGGTGTAGAGGATACGCGACACGGCGGCTTGGGAAGCCAGGGCCGAGCCCAGGCTGCCGGCGACGAAGGCGGCGGTGAAGAAGTTGGCCAGGAACTGGCCGCCGGCTTTGAACATCACTTCGTTGGCCGCGGCGTCGGCGTTGGCGAACGTGCTGCCCGGCAGAACCAATTGGCTGATATAGGCCAGCAGGGTGAACAGCAGGCCTGCACCCAGGGTGGTGAGGATGATCGCCCGTGGCACGTCGCGGCGCGCATCACGGGTTTCTTCCGCCAGGGTGGAGACCGCGTCGAAGCCCAGGAAAGACAGGCACAGCACCGCCGCACCGGCCATCAGGTGGCCGAAGCCCGGCTGGCTGCCATCGCCCAGCAGCGGCGAGAGCAGGTCGACCGGCTGGCCAGCCAGGGACTGGTAGGACAGCGCCACGAACACCCCGATGAAGACAATTTGCGCGCCGACGATCAAGTTGCTGGCCTTGGCCACCGAATGGATGCCGACCACGTTGAGCACGGTCACCAGGGCGATCGAAGCCAGGATGATGGCCCAGGCCGGTATGGCAGGGAAGGCGATGTTGAGGAACAGGCCGATGAGCAGGTAGTTGATCATCGGGATGAACAGATAGTCGAGCAGCAGCGACCAGCCGGCGAGGAAGCCGATGTTCGGGCCGAAGGCCATGTTGGTGTAGGAGTACGCCGAGCCCGCGACCGGGAAGCGCTTGACCATGAAGCTATAGGACGTGGCGGTGAACAGCATCGCCAGCAGGGTCACGAGATAGGCGCCGGCGGTACGGCCACCGGTGATCTCGGTGACGATGCCGTAGGTGGTGAAGATGGTCAGCGGGACCATGTACACCAGGCCGAAGAACACCAGGGCGGGAAGCCCCAGGACACGGCGAAGTTGAGGAGCTGCCTCGGCAGCGTTGCAAGGTTGTTTGGCCATCGATCGATCCAGGCATTTTTGTAGTTGTGCGTTGATCGATTTTTATCCACCTGGGTGGGTGATGACAAACAAAGAGTTACTTATGTCGATTATAAATCTGGATTTTAATCGGTTTGCTCCACAGTGTTTCTGGCCCAATCGCCGGCTTGCCGGCGATTGGGCCGATTAATTAATGCATCTCGGTGCGCAATTGCGCGATCCGCTGGTCCTTGTCCAGCCACAGCTGGTTCACCCAGGCCTGCACCCTCTGGCGAAACTCAGGGTCGTTCTCGTAGTCGCCCGCACACAGCGCCGGGTCGAGCTCACGCACACGGATATCGATGATCACCCGGCTGATGCTGCCATTGAGCAGGTCCCAGAACCCTGGTGCCTTGTCGCCGGGGTAGACGATGGTGACGTCCAGCAGGGCATCGAGCTGCTCGCCAAGCGCTGCGAGCACGAAGGCGACGCCGCCGGCCTTGGGCTTGAGCAGATGCTGGTAGGGCGATTGCTGGGCCTGGCGCTTGGCCTCGCTGAAACGGGTGCCTTCCAGGTAGTTGACCACCGTGACCGGCTGGCGTTTGAACAGTTCGCAGGCTGCCTTGGTGATTTCCAGGTCCTTGCCCTTGAGCTCGGGGTGCTTGTCCAGGAAGGCTTTGCTGTAGCGCTTCATGAAGGGGTAGTCCAGCGCCCACCAGGCCAGGCCCAGCAGTGGTACCCAGATCAGCTCCTTCTTCAGGAAGAACTTGAAGAACGGCACGCGGCGGTTGAGGCTTTCGATCAAGGCTGGAATATCGACCCAGCTCTGGTGGTTGCTCACGCAGAGGTAGGAGGTGTCCTGGCGCAGCTTCTCGATGCCGCGGATGTCCCACTGGGTCGGGATGCACAGGGCGAAGATCGCCTTGTCGATCTCCGACCAGGTCTCGGCGATCCACATCACCGCCCAGGAGGCGTAGTCGCGTCCACGGCCCGGCAGCACCAGTTTGAGCAGGGCGAACACCATCAGCGGGCCGATCAGCACGAGGGTGTTGAGCAGCAGCAGGGCGGTGGTGAGGATGCCGGTCAGCAGGCGACGCATAAAAAGACTCTTGTTGTCAGATAAAAGCGGTTGGCAATGATAAGTGGGGCTTGGCCCTACGCCAAATGTCCAATGCTCGAACCTGGGGACAAATGTTTCACATTGTGTTGGATAAGCTGTGACAACGAACCTATCGTGCTTGCGCAGTCTAAGTACTGCCCCACCTCAAGGAAGCGTATCCCGTGAAATCGATGCTTGCCCTGTTGTCATTGCTCAGCCTTCCCGTGATGGCTGCCGAACCGACCTTATATGGCCGTTACGAATACATTGGCGTGCCGGAAATCGGCGAGACGTTCAAAGCCAAGATGGACACCGGCGCCCTGACCGCGTCGCTGTCGGCCAAGGACATCGAACGTTTCACCCGCGATGGCGAGGACTGGGTGCGCTTCCGTCTGGCCACCAAGGATGCCGGCGACAAGGTCTATGAACATAAGGTGGCGCGCATCAGCAAGATCAAGAACCGCGCCGACGAAGAAGATGAAGGCGAGGAGCCGGAGATCACCAAGCGCCCGGTGGTCGACCTGGAGCTGTGCCTGGGTGATGTGAAGCGCACCGTGGAGGTCAACCTGACCGACCGCAGCAGCTTCAACTACCCGCTGTTGATCGGCTCCAAAGCCCTGCGCGAGTTCAAGGCCGCGGTGAACCCAGCGCGCAAGTTCACCGCGGGCAAGCCAGACTGCTGATCCGAACGCGTCGCAACCCCCTGTAGGAGCGGCCTCGTGCCGCGAAAGGGCTGCAAAGCAGCTCCAGGCTTTCGGTGTCGCCATTGATCTTGCTGGGGCTGCGTTGCAGCCCTTTCGCGGCACGAGGTGCTCCTACAGGCAGAGGTCAGACCACCGGGTGCGTAGCGGCCATCGACGGGCGCTTGGCCACGTCGGCGTACCAGGCCGCCAGCCCGGGCTGTTGCTCGCGCCAGCCGAACTGCGGTTGGCGCAGGTCCAGGTAACCCAGGGCACAGGCCACGCCAATGGCGGCGATGTCGAAGGTCGATGCCAGTTCCGCCAGGTGCTCTTGCTCCAGGTTGGCCAGGCTGCGGCGGATCTTCTCGCCTTGGGCCTGGACCCAGCCGTCCCAGCGTTTGTCTTCGGGGCGCAGGAAGGTCTCGTAACGGGTCGAGACTGCCGCATCCATGATCGCATCGGCCTGGGAGGCCAGGGTCAGGCGACGCCAGCGTGCCGAGCCTTCGCGAGGGATCAGCGGGTTGCCGACGTGCTGCAAGTCGAGGTACTCGCAGATCACCCGGCTATCGTGCAGCACGGTACCATCTTCCAGGCGCAGGGCCGGGATCTTGCCGATCGGGTTGCCCTGGTTGAGCTGCTCGTCGCCGCTCACCGGGCTGACGTTGACCGCTTGCAGGGCAACACGGTCTAGCTGGCCGGTCTCGTGCAGCACGACCATCACCTTGCGCACGAACGGCGAGAGGGGCGAGTGGAACAGGGTCATTGTCGCCATGGCCGGTCCTCAGTTGCCTTGCAGGCTGGGTGGCAGGCAGACGCCGGTACCGGCGATGCCGCAGTAGCCGTCGGGGTTCTTGGCCAGGTACTGCTGGTGGTAGGCCTCGGCGAAATACACGGTCGGGGCCTGGTCGATCTCGGTGGTGATCTCACCGAAGCCGGCCTTGCTCAGCTCTGCCTGGAAGGCGTCACGGCTGGCCTTGGCCTGTTCCAGTTGCTCGGGGCTGGTGCAGTAGATCGCCGAGCGGTACTGGGTGCCGATGTCGTTGCCCTGGCGCATGCCCTGGGTCGGGTTGTGCAGCTCCCAGAACATCGCCAGCAGTTCGCGGTAGCTGACCTTGTCCTTGTCGAACACCACGAGCACCACTTCGGTGTGCCCGGTCAGGCCCGAACAGACTTCTTCATAGGTAGGGTTGGGGGTGAAGCCGCCTGCATAGCCGACCACCGTGCTGACCACACCTTCACGCTGCCAGAAGCGGCGCTCTGCGCCCCAGAAGCAGCCCAGGCCGAAGATCGCGAAGTCCACGTTCTGGAAGAACGGCCCCAGCAGAGGGGTGTCCTTGAATACGTAGTGGAATTCGGGCAGGGCCATTGGCGTTTCGCGGCCAGGCAAGGCCTGCTCCGCAGTGGGCATGACGTTTTTGTTCACCAGGATTTCCGAACGCAGGACCATGGCCGTTCCTCTGTGGATTTGGAGAGAGAGTGATGGCTCTATCGCGGGGCAAGCCCGCTCCCACAGGAATTGTGCATGACCCTGTGGGAGCGGGCTTGTCCCGCGATAGGGCCCGAATGAGTTCTATAGTGCCCGAGACTTGCGCGTCTGTCAGGCCACCGGCCCACGTGGATAGCGCTTGAGGCGCTCGGCCAGTTCGCGTCCCGGGATCGGCCGGTCGAACAAGTAGCCCTGGCCGACATCGCAGCGGTGCCGGCGCAGGAAGGCCAGCTGTTCGGCGGTCTCGATGCCCTCGGCGACCACCTTGAGCTTGAGGTTGTGGGCCATGGCCACCACCGCCGAGGTGATCTCCATGTCGTCCTGGTTGTCGGGGATCTCGTTGATGAAGCTGCGGTCGATCTTGATGATGTCGATCGGAAACTTCTTCAGGTAGCTCAGCGACGAATAGCCGGTGCCGAAATCATCCATCGCCAGCATAAGGCCCAGGGCCTTGAGCTCGTCGAGCTGGCGGTGGGTGTCTTCGGTGGCTTCCAGCAACAGGCCCTCGGTCAGTTCCAGTTCCAGCAGATGTGGCGGCAGCGCTTCTTCACGCAGGATGGTGCCGATCGAGCTCACCAGGTCGGGGTCGGAGAACTGCTTGGGCGAGAGGTTGATCGCCACGTGCAGACTGCCCACGCCGGCGCTGCGCAGCTGCTGGCTCATGCGGCAGGCCTGGCGTACCACCCATTTGCCGATGGGGATGATCAGGCCGGTTTCCTCGGCCACGCTGATGAACTGGTCCGGGCGGATCATGCCGCGTTCGGGGTGGTTCCAGCGCAACAGCGCCTCCAGGCCCAGCAGGCGCCCGCTGCGCAGGCACAGCTTGGGCTGGTAGAAGACCTCCAGCTCGTTCTGGGCTAGCGCCCGGCGCAGGTTGTTCTCGACGAACAGCTTGTAGCTGGCCTCGGCGTTCAGCACCTCAGTGAACACCTGCACCTGATGCTTGCCGTTGGCCTTGGCCTTGTGCAGGGCCAGGCCCGCGTTCTTCATCAGGCTCTGCGGGTCGCTGCCGTGCAACGGTGCACAGGCCAGGCCGACGGAGGCGGTGACGTTGATCAGCTGGTTGTCGACGAACATGGGTTTGTCGAGGGTACGCAGCAGTTGCAGGGCGACCTGCTGGCCGGCTTCCAGGGTAGTGTCGTCGAGCAGCACGGCGAACTCGTTGCTGGCGAAGCGCGCCAGGACGTCGTCGCCGCCCAGGCTGTTGCGCAGGCGTCGGGCCAGGCTGACCAGCAGCTTGTCACCGGTCTGGTGGCCGAGGCTGTCGTTGATCCGCTTGAAGTTGTCGATGTCCACCAGCAGCAGGCAGATGGGAATCGCGCCTTCACGGGCGAAACGCTCGTCGAGGCTGCGGATGAACGATGGGCGATTGCCCAGGTTGGTCAGGTTGTCGGTGTAGGCCAGGCGCTCGATACGCTGCTGGGCCAGCTTGCTCTCGGTGATGTCTTCGTAGATGCCGATGTAGTGGGTCAGCTCACGGTTGTCGCCGAACACCTTGGAAATCGACAGTTGCCCCCAATAGGGCTCCAGGCTCTTGCGTCGGCTCCTGAATTCGCCCTGCCAGCTGTTGCCCATGGCCAGGCTGGAGGGCGAGTCGAACAGCAGCTCGCTGAGGTTTTCCAGTGCCGGCAGTTCGCCGAGGTGGCGGCCCTGCACTTCATCGGTGCTGTACTGGGTGATGGCGGTGAAGCTTGGGTTGACGTATTCCACCACGCCGTCGCGGTTGACCAGCAGGAAGGCGCTGGCGCTCTGTTCCACGGCCCGTTGGAACAGATTCAGGGCGCTGGTGGCGGTGCGTCGGTTGTGGTTGGTGATGACCTGGGCGACCTGGTCGGCTAGCTCGCCGGCAAAGGCGATCTCGTCGGACTGCCAGGCGCGAGCCGTGCCGGTCTGCTCCAGGCAGAGCACGCCGACCACCTGCCCGTCGACACGGATGCTGGCATCGAGCATGGCGTTGTTGGCGGAGGGGTACAGGCTTTCGGCCATTTCCCGGGTGCGCGGATCCTGGCTGGCGTTGTGGGCGTCGATCGCGCGGCTGGCGTGCAGGGCGTCGAGGTAATCGGGGAAGCGGCTGGCGTCGATGGCGTCCGGCAGGTGGTGGCGCTGGTCATGGCTGCGCCAGGCACTGATCGGTTCGAGCCGCTGATCGTCGAGGTACCAGAGGCTGGCGCAGTCGACCTTGTAGATCTCGCAGGCGCTGCGGGTGATCAGTTCGGCGGCCTCCTGCAGTGAATTGTCGGCGCTGTAGCGCTGGCGGGCCAGGCGCAGGATCAGGTCCTGCTGGGCGCGCACGCGCTCCAGGTGCTCGAGCTGCTCCTGCTGGGCACGCTGGTTCAATTGCAGGGCCAGCTGCAGGCGGCTGTTGCGTGACTCGAGGTCGTCGGCGACCGGCGCGGGATGGTCGTCCTGCTGATCGTCCAGCACTGTGAGGTAGCCGCGCAGCAACTGGCGATTATGCTGGCGGTAGCCTTCACCGACCTCCAGTACACGCAGGGCCGACCCGCTGGTGTGCAGGGTGTAGCGGACCCGGTAGTGGTTGCGCCGGGCCAATTGCAGTTGGATCTCGTCGTGCAGCGTGTAACGCGCTTCCGGCTCCATGAGGCTGGCGTAGGGCGCGCCGATCAAGGCGCAGAGCTCGGCGGCGGGCAGGCCGAACTGGCGTTCGCAGGCAGGGTCCAGGTACAGCATCGCCCAGCTGGCTTCGTTGAGCCTTTCGAAACGCAGCATGCCAAGCCGCGAAGGCACGGGAAGCTGCGTGACGACCTCGGCCGCCGAACGGCTGGCGGCATCGGGTTGGCTTTTCATCGAAGACTCGCTTGAACTGGAGGCGCGGCTGGCGCGGCGTATCGGGCAAGGTTGCATGATGTCCCGAGGGCTGGCAAGCGGCCTGGAGGGAGCACTCTATGGGAGGTTGTCGGCGGGCCTGGAGGAATCTGTAGATGGGGGCCGCTTTGCGGCCCTTTCGCGGCACAAGGCCGCTCCTACAGGGAGCTGTATTCCCCTGTGGAGCGGCCTTGTACCGCGAAAGAAGGGCGCAGCCCTCCCGGCTTTCTCCAGGCAAAAAAAGCCCCGCCAAACGACGGGGTTGAGGTACGAGCGTGGCAGCTCGAAACAGGCCTGCCCCACCCCTTGCGAGGTGAGGCAGGGAGGCTGCATTACAGCAGCAGGGTGCGGATATCCGCCAGCACGTCGCCCAGGCGCTTGGTGAAGCGCGCGGCAGCGGCGCCGTTGATCACACGGTGATCGTAGGACAGCGACAGCGGCAACATCAGCTTGGGCTGGAAGGCTTTGCCATCCCAGACCGGCTGCATGGTTGCCTTGGATACGCCGAGGATCGCCACTTCAGGTGCATTGACGATTGGCGTGAAGCCGGTGCCGCCAATGTGGCCGAGGCTGGAGATGGTGAAGCAGGCACCCTGCATCTCGTCGGATGACAGTTTCTTGGTGCGGGCCTTCTCGGCCAGCGCCGCGGCTTCGGCCGCCAGTTGCAGCAGGCTCTTCTGGTCGACGTTCTTGATCACGGGGACCAGCAGGCCGTCCGGGGTGTCCACGGCGAAGCCGATGTGCACGTACTTCTTGCGGATGATCGCCTTGCCACTGGGTGCCAGCGAGCTGTTGAAGTCCGGCAGTTCCTTGAGCAGGAAGGCACAGGCCTTGAGCAGCAGCGGCAGCACGGTCAGCTTGACGCCAGCCTTCTCGGCCACGGCCTTCTGCGCAACGCGGAAGGCTTCCAGTTCGGTGATGTCGGCGGAGTCGAACTGGGTGACGTGCGGCACGTTCAGCCAGCTGCGGTGCAGGTTGGCGGCACCGACCTGCATCAGGCGGGTCAGGGCGACTTCTTCCACTTCACCGAACTTGCTGAAGTCCACGGCCGGGATCGGCGGGATGCCGGCACCACCGGTCGCGCCGGCGGCAGGAGCGTCCTTGGCCTTCTGCATCATGGCCTTGACGTAGACCTGCACGTCTTCCTTCAGGATGCGGCCGTGCGGGCCGGTCGCGGCGACCGCGCCCAGGTCGACACCGAATTCACGGGCCAGCAGGCGCACGGCGGGGCCGGCGTGGACCTTGGCGTTGCTGCCGGCAGCCGGTGCGGTGGCGACCGGAGCGGGTGCTGCAGCCGGAGCCGGCGCTGCGGCAGGCGCGGCGGCTGGTGCCGCCTCGGCCTTGGCAGGTGCCGGTGCGGCAGCGGCTGGAGCGGCGGCCGGGGCAGCGCCCGTAACTTCCAGCTTGAGGATCAGGTCACCGGTGCCGACTTCGTCGTCCAGCTTGGCGATCACTTCCTTCACCACGCCAGCGGCGGGCGACGGGATCTCCATGGAGGCCTTGTCGGACTCCAGGGTGATCAGCGACTGGTCGGCTTCGACGGTATCGCCGGCCTTGACCAGGACTTCGATGATCTTGGCCTTGCCCGACGAGCCGATGTCCGGCACGTGGATGTCCTGCACGCTGGCAGCAGCTGGAGCTGCGGCAGGGGCAGGGGCTGCAGCGGCAGCCGGTTTTTCTTCGGCGGCAGGTGCCGCTGCCGGGGCAGCCGCGGCCGGAGCCTCGGGCGCCGCAGCGGCGCCCTCGACTTCCAGGACCATCAGCTCGTCGCCTTCTTTCAGACGATCGCCCAGCTTGACCTTCAGCTCCTTGATCACGCCGGCCTTCGGGGCTGGGATCTCCATGGAGGCCTTGTCGGACTCCAAGGTCAGCAGGCTCTGGTCGGCCTCGATACGATCACCGACCTTGACGAACAGCTCGATGATTTCACCTTCACCGCTGCCGATGTCAGGTACGCGAATGAGTTCGCTCACTTAAAAATACTCCTCAGCAGTCCAGTGGGTTGCGCTTGTCCGGATCGATGCCGAACTTGACGATGGCGTCCGCCACCACCTTC contains:
- the aceF gene encoding dihydrolipoyllysine-residue acetyltransferase; amino-acid sequence: MSELIRVPDIGSGEGEIIELFVKVGDRIEADQSLLTLESDKASMEIPAPKAGVIKELKVKLGDRLKEGDELMVLEVEGAAAAPEAPAAAAPAAAPAAEEKPAAAAAPAPAAAPAAASVQDIHVPDIGSSGKAKIIEVLVKAGDTVEADQSLITLESDKASMEIPSPAAGVVKEVIAKLDDEVGTGDLILKLEVTGAAPAAAPAAAAPAPAKAEAAPAAAPAAAPAPAAAPAPVATAPAAGSNAKVHAGPAVRLLAREFGVDLGAVAATGPHGRILKEDVQVYVKAMMQKAKDAPAAGATGGAGIPPIPAVDFSKFGEVEEVALTRLMQVGAANLHRSWLNVPHVTQFDSADITELEAFRVAQKAVAEKAGVKLTVLPLLLKACAFLLKELPDFNSSLAPSGKAIIRKKYVHIGFAVDTPDGLLVPVIKNVDQKSLLQLAAEAAALAEKARTKKLSSDEMQGACFTISSLGHIGGTGFTPIVNAPEVAILGVSKATMQPVWDGKAFQPKLMLPLSLSYDHRVINGAAAARFTKRLGDVLADIRTLLL
- the msrA gene encoding peptide-methionine (S)-S-oxide reductase MsrA, whose amino-acid sequence is MVLRSEILVNKNVMPTAEQALPGRETPMALPEFHYVFKDTPLLGPFFQNVDFAIFGLGCFWGAERRFWQREGVVSTVVGYAGGFTPNPTYEEVCSGLTGHTEVVLVVFDKDKVSYRELLAMFWELHNPTQGMRQGNDIGTQYRSAIYCTSPEQLEQAKASRDAFQAELSKAGFGEITTEIDQAPTVYFAEAYHQQYLAKNPDGYCGIAGTGVCLPPSLQGN
- a CDS encoding APC family permease; translation: MAKQPCNAAEAAPQLRRVLGLPALVFFGLVYMVPLTIFTTYGIVTEITGGRTAGAYLVTLLAMLFTATSYSFMVKRFPVAGSAYSYTNMAFGPNIGFLAGWSLLLDYLFIPMINYLLIGLFLNIAFPAIPAWAIILASIALVTVLNVVGIHSVAKASNLIVGAQIVFIGVFVALSYQSLAGQPVDLLSPLLGDGSQPGFGHLMAGAAVLCLSFLGFDAVSTLAEETRDARRDVPRAIILTTLGAGLLFTLLAYISQLVLPGSTFANADAAANEVMFKAGGQFLANFFTAAFVAGSLGSALASQAAVSRILYTMGRDKVLPQRTFGKLSPRFGTPVFAIVLVSAFSLLALVIDLATLASLISFGALVAFSAVNLAVVRTHLVGQSAHRNLKGLLCYGLVPLVGLGLTLWLWTSLSALTLVIGLCWFAMGLAYLAVLTAGFRRPVRLVDFSESPL
- a CDS encoding putative bifunctional diguanylate cyclase/phosphodiesterase; protein product: MKSQPDAASRSAAEVVTQLPVPSRLGMLRFERLNEASWAMLYLDPACERQFGLPAAELCALIGAPYASLMEPEARYTLHDEIQLQLARRNHYRVRYTLHTSGSALRVLEVGEGYRQHNRQLLRGYLTVLDDQQDDHPAPVADDLESRNSRLQLALQLNQRAQQEQLEHLERVRAQQDLILRLARQRYSADNSLQEAAELITRSACEIYKVDCASLWYLDDQRLEPISAWRSHDQRHHLPDAIDASRFPDYLDALHASRAIDAHNASQDPRTREMAESLYPSANNAMLDASIRVDGQVVGVLCLEQTGTARAWQSDEIAFAGELADQVAQVITNHNRRTATSALNLFQRAVEQSASAFLLVNRDGVVEYVNPSFTAITQYSTDEVQGRHLGELPALENLSELLFDSPSSLAMGNSWQGEFRSRRKSLEPYWGQLSISKVFGDNRELTHYIGIYEDITESKLAQQRIERLAYTDNLTNLGNRPSFIRSLDERFAREGAIPICLLLVDIDNFKRINDSLGHQTGDKLLVSLARRLRNSLGGDDVLARFASNEFAVLLDDTTLEAGQQVALQLLRTLDKPMFVDNQLINVTASVGLACAPLHGSDPQSLMKNAGLALHKAKANGKHQVQVFTEVLNAEASYKLFVENNLRRALAQNELEVFYQPKLCLRSGRLLGLEALLRWNHPERGMIRPDQFISVAEETGLIIPIGKWVVRQACRMSQQLRSAGVGSLHVAINLSPKQFSDPDLVSSIGTILREEALPPHLLELELTEGLLLEATEDTHRQLDELKALGLMLAMDDFGTGYSSLSYLKKFPIDIIKIDRSFINEIPDNQDDMEITSAVVAMAHNLKLKVVAEGIETAEQLAFLRRHRCDVGQGYLFDRPIPGRELAERLKRYPRGPVA
- a CDS encoding DUF2780 domain-containing protein; its protein translation is MKALTLATLMTLAASPVFAYNLSDAANAVSAMQNQHSSQQGQVQAPAAQANLLNTLGSELKITPEQAIGGAGAMLGLARNNLSETDYGQLTQAVPGLDLLTGANALGGLSGLGALLGQNSQDASPLGNALGNVENRSDLDNAFKLLGMDTGMIGQFAPLILQYLGQQGIAGSLLQNLGSLWATPAPAAVPSV
- a CDS encoding glutathione S-transferase, translating into MATMTLFHSPLSPFVRKVMVVLHETGQLDRVALQAVNVSPVSGDEQLNQGNPIGKIPALRLEDGTVLHDSRVICEYLDLQHVGNPLIPREGSARWRRLTLASQADAIMDAAVSTRYETFLRPEDKRWDGWVQAQGEKIRRSLANLEQEHLAELASTFDIAAIGVACALGYLDLRQPQFGWREQQPGLAAWYADVAKRPSMAATHPVV
- a CDS encoding ATP-dependent zinc protease, with protein sequence MKSMLALLSLLSLPVMAAEPTLYGRYEYIGVPEIGETFKAKMDTGALTASLSAKDIERFTRDGEDWVRFRLATKDAGDKVYEHKVARISKIKNRADEEDEGEEPEITKRPVVDLELCLGDVKRTVEVNLTDRSSFNYPLLIGSKALREFKAAVNPARKFTAGKPDC
- a CDS encoding acyltransferase is translated as MRRLLTGILTTALLLLNTLVLIGPLMVFALLKLVLPGRGRDYASWAVMWIAETWSEIDKAIFALCIPTQWDIRGIEKLRQDTSYLCVSNHQSWVDIPALIESLNRRVPFFKFFLKKELIWVPLLGLAWWALDYPFMKRYSKAFLDKHPELKGKDLEITKAACELFKRQPVTVVNYLEGTRFSEAKRQAQQSPYQHLLKPKAGGVAFVLAALGEQLDALLDVTIVYPGDKAPGFWDLLNGSISRVIIDIRVRELDPALCAGDYENDPEFRQRVQAWVNQLWLDKDQRIAQLRTEMH